In Zobellia roscoffensis, the following are encoded in one genomic region:
- the hflX gene encoding GTPase HflX has translation MLEKKTIDHEKAVLIGIINREQSEEKVTEYLDELEFLTYTAGGEVIQRFVQRMDVPNPKTLIGSGKMEEVEAFVKKHDIGSVIFDDELTPAQQRNIEKLLRCKIVDRTSLILDIFAQRAQTSYARTQVELAQYEYLLPRLTGLWTHLERQRGGIGMRGPGETEIETDRRIVRDRISLLKKKLLKIDRQMETQRGNRGALVRVALVGYTNVGKSTLMNVISKSEVFAENKLFATLDTTVRKVVIGNLPFLLSDTVGFIRKLPTQLVESFKSTLDEVREADLLLHVVDISHPQFEEHIESVNKILDEIDSADKNAIMVFNKIDQYKHAEIDEDDLITERNERHFTIEEWKKTWMQRVGDKALFISALNKENLDEFRKRVYDEVRDIHVTRFPYNNFLYPEHLDQY, from the coding sequence ATGTTAGAAAAGAAGACCATAGATCACGAAAAGGCCGTTTTAATCGGTATTATAAACCGCGAACAGAGCGAAGAGAAAGTCACCGAGTATCTTGACGAGCTTGAGTTCTTAACGTACACCGCTGGCGGAGAGGTCATACAGCGCTTTGTACAACGAATGGATGTTCCCAACCCAAAGACCTTAATTGGTTCTGGTAAGATGGAAGAGGTAGAGGCATTCGTAAAAAAGCACGATATAGGTTCCGTTATCTTTGATGATGAGCTCACACCGGCGCAACAGCGAAATATAGAAAAGCTTTTACGCTGTAAAATTGTAGACCGTACCAGCCTCATCCTAGATATTTTCGCGCAGCGTGCACAGACCAGCTATGCACGTACCCAAGTTGAATTGGCGCAGTATGAATATTTACTGCCACGCCTAACCGGACTGTGGACTCACCTTGAGCGACAACGTGGTGGTATTGGTATGCGTGGACCTGGTGAGACTGAAATTGAAACGGATAGACGTATCGTACGTGACCGTATTTCGCTTTTAAAGAAGAAACTGTTAAAAATTGACCGTCAAATGGAAACCCAAAGAGGTAACCGTGGGGCTTTGGTACGCGTTGCTCTAGTAGGCTACACCAATGTGGGAAAGTCTACTTTAATGAACGTTATTAGTAAAAGTGAAGTGTTTGCCGAGAATAAGCTTTTTGCAACGCTAGACACGACAGTTCGGAAAGTGGTCATAGGCAACTTGCCTTTCTTATTGAGTGACACAGTAGGTTTTATTCGCAAACTGCCAACACAGCTAGTGGAGAGTTTTAAAAGTACTTTGGATGAAGTTAGAGAAGCAGACCTGTTACTTCATGTTGTTGATATATCACATCCGCAGTTTGAAGAGCATATTGAATCTGTAAATAAAATATTAGATGAAATAGACAGTGCAGACAAGAATGCTATAATGGTTTTCAATAAAATTGACCAGTATAAACATGCTGAAATAGACGAAGACGATTTAATTACCGAAAGAAACGAAAGGCACTTTACCATTGAAGAGTGGAAAAAAACCTGGATGCAGCGGGTTGGTGATAAGGCTTTGTTTATTTCTGCCTTAAATAAAGAAAATCTAGATGAGTTCAGGAAAAGAGTTTACGATGAAGTTAGAGATATTCATGTAACCCGTTTTCCGTACAATAACTTTTTATATCCTGAACATTTAGACCAGTATTAG